One stretch of Streptomyces sp. MMBL 11-1 DNA includes these proteins:
- a CDS encoding serine/threonine-protein kinase gives MSTQCQRPGCEGNYEDMGGGELYCDTCGLAPVVSPTGMVSSPPTGIAGGGRASSRDSSSGRSGSRASARSSSRSSTSRRSVSGRLSRSLSGAATSRSVSVRSSGSTSAASARGRLGVGLVEVPVVPRPDPRTAVMRNPEVPERKRFCSRSDCGAPVGRSRGERQGRTEGFCTKCGHPYSFVPKLGGGDIVHGQYEVVGCLAHGGLGWVYLAVDRAVSDRWVVLKGLLDTGDQDAMAAAISERRFLAEIEHSNIVRIYNFVEHLDQRTGSLDGYIVMEYVGGKSLKEIANERRTPTGERDPLPVEQACAYGIEALEALGHLHSRNLLYCDFKVDNAIQTEDQLKLIDMGAVRRMDDDESAIYGTVGYQAPEVAELGPSVASDLYTVARTLAVLTFDFQGYTNVFVDSLPDPDTVEVLRTYESFYRLLVRATDPDPARRFASAAEMAEQLTGVLREVVALRTGRPRPALSTLFGAELRVTDTELFARQTDDVSRLGGRETGSGRGGLRGRRKGSGRSPSGVPAQGGTWQAHGGTPAAAPGAVTSAVAGALPVGAQPPGPAGAPSSSPAGASALAVPPTHVRGSAQGGAPLAYAPPAQAPLPAPRAAEPAPDPSVGPYVATGPYGPFGTTSGGVLLALFDTRATALALPVPRVDARDPNAGFLAGLMASAPAELITALHTVPAPSLETRLRELRARLEMRELESAARALTTLEGEHPDDWRVVWYRGVTSLVTGDHETAALSFDAVYDAFPGEMAPKLALGICAEVLGQLDNAAEYYGLVWATDPGFVSAAFGLARVQIAAGERAGAVRTLESVPEASIHYTAARVAAVRARLRERSHGEPLLADLTAAGIQVAALAAFGLDPVRHEQLSTEVLGKALDWVLSGSPGVPGPVGPVAGPPGARKLLGAELNERGLRFGLERSYRMLARLAQRGDERIELVERANRFRPRTWV, from the coding sequence ATGAGTACGCAGTGCCAGCGCCCCGGGTGCGAGGGGAACTACGAGGACATGGGCGGCGGTGAGCTGTACTGCGACACCTGCGGTCTGGCTCCGGTCGTCTCGCCGACGGGCATGGTCTCCTCGCCGCCGACCGGGATCGCCGGGGGCGGCCGGGCGAGCAGCCGGGACAGCTCGTCGGGGCGCTCCGGCTCCCGTGCCTCCGCGCGCTCCTCGTCGCGTTCGTCGACCTCGCGCCGCTCGGTCTCCGGCCGGCTGTCGCGCTCGTTGTCCGGGGCGGCCACATCCCGTTCGGTCTCGGTGCGTTCCTCGGGCTCGACGTCGGCGGCCTCGGCCCGGGGGCGGCTCGGCGTCGGTCTGGTGGAGGTCCCGGTCGTGCCGCGGCCCGATCCGCGCACGGCGGTGATGAGGAACCCGGAGGTTCCCGAGCGCAAGCGGTTCTGCTCCCGCTCGGACTGCGGTGCGCCGGTGGGCCGTTCGCGCGGTGAACGGCAGGGCCGCACCGAGGGGTTCTGCACCAAGTGCGGCCACCCGTACTCCTTCGTGCCGAAGCTGGGCGGCGGCGACATCGTGCACGGCCAGTACGAGGTCGTGGGCTGTCTGGCGCACGGCGGGCTCGGGTGGGTGTATCTGGCGGTGGACCGGGCCGTGTCGGATCGCTGGGTGGTCCTCAAGGGCCTGCTGGACACCGGCGACCAGGACGCGATGGCCGCCGCGATCTCCGAGCGCCGCTTCCTCGCCGAGATCGAGCACTCCAACATCGTGCGGATCTACAACTTCGTCGAGCACCTCGACCAGCGGACCGGCTCGCTCGACGGCTACATCGTGATGGAGTACGTCGGCGGCAAGTCGCTCAAGGAGATCGCCAACGAGCGCCGCACCCCCACCGGGGAGCGCGACCCGCTGCCGGTCGAGCAGGCCTGCGCGTACGGGATCGAGGCGCTGGAGGCGCTCGGCCACCTGCACAGCCGCAACCTCCTCTACTGCGACTTCAAGGTCGACAACGCGATCCAGACCGAGGACCAGCTCAAGCTGATCGACATGGGCGCGGTGCGCCGCATGGACGACGACGAGTCGGCCATCTACGGGACGGTCGGCTACCAGGCCCCCGAGGTCGCGGAGCTGGGTCCGTCCGTCGCCTCCGACCTGTACACGGTGGCCCGGACGCTGGCGGTCCTCACCTTCGACTTCCAGGGGTACACGAACGTCTTCGTGGACTCGCTGCCGGACCCGGACACCGTCGAGGTGCTCCGGACCTACGAGTCGTTCTACCGGCTGCTGGTGCGGGCCACGGACCCGGACCCGGCCCGCCGGTTCGCCTCCGCCGCGGAGATGGCCGAGCAGTTGACGGGGGTGCTGCGGGAGGTCGTGGCACTCCGGACGGGCCGGCCGCGTCCCGCTCTGTCGACGCTGTTCGGCGCGGAACTACGCGTGACCGACACCGAGTTGTTCGCCCGGCAGACGGACGACGTCTCGCGGCTGGGCGGCCGGGAAACCGGCTCGGGGCGCGGCGGGCTCCGGGGCCGCCGCAAGGGCAGCGGCCGTTCGCCGTCCGGCGTTCCCGCGCAGGGCGGTACGTGGCAGGCCCACGGCGGCACGCCGGCGGCGGCGCCGGGGGCCGTGACGTCCGCGGTGGCCGGGGCGCTGCCGGTGGGCGCCCAGCCGCCCGGACCCGCTGGGGCACCCTCGTCGTCTCCGGCGGGGGCCTCTGCGCTGGCGGTGCCGCCGACCCATGTCCGGGGCTCGGCGCAGGGCGGCGCCCCGCTCGCGTACGCTCCCCCGGCGCAGGCTCCGCTCCCGGCGCCCCGGGCCGCCGAGCCGGCCCCGGACCCGTCCGTCGGGCCGTACGTGGCGACCGGACCGTACGGCCCCTTCGGGACGACCTCCGGGGGCGTTCTGCTCGCCCTGTTCGACACGCGGGCCACGGCACTGGCGCTGCCGGTCCCCCGGGTCGACGCGAGGGATCCGAACGCCGGTTTCCTCGCCGGTCTCATGGCCTCCGCCCCGGCCGAGCTGATCACGGCCCTGCACACGGTGCCGGCCCCCTCGCTGGAGACCCGGCTGCGGGAGCTGCGGGCCCGGCTGGAGATGCGGGAGCTGGAGTCGGCCGCCCGTGCGCTGACCACTCTGGAGGGTGAACACCCGGACGACTGGCGGGTCGTCTGGTATCGCGGCGTGACCTCGCTGGTGACCGGTGACCACGAGACGGCGGCACTCTCCTTCGACGCGGTCTACGACGCCTTCCCCGGGGAGATGGCGCCCAAGCTGGCGCTCGGGATCTGCGCGGAGGTGCTGGGCCAGCTGGACAACGCCGCCGAGTACTACGGCCTGGTGTGGGCGACGGATCCGGGGTTCGTCAGCGCCGCGTTCGGCCTGGCCCGGGTACAGATCGCCGCCGGTGAGCGGGCCGGGGCGGTGCGCACCCTGGAGTCGGTGCCGGAGGCCTCGATCCACTACACGGCGGCGCGGGTCGCCGCCGTCCGGGCGCGGCTGCGCGAGCGCTCGCACGGGGAGCCGCTGCTGGCCGACCTGACGGCCGCCGGTATCCAGGTGGCGGCGCTGGCCGCCTTCGGCCTGGACCCGGTGCGTCACGAGCAGTTGTCGACCGAGGTGCTGGGCAAGGCGCTGGACTGGGTACTCTCCGGTAGTCCCGGTGTTCCGGGACCGGTCGGGCCGGTTGCCGGTCCGCCGGGTGCACGCAAGCTGCTCGGCGCCGAACTGAACGAGCGGGGACTGCGGTTCGGGCTGGAACGCTCGTACCGGATGCTCGCCCGGCTCGCGCAGCGGGGCGACGAGAGGATCGAACTGGTGGAGCGGGCCAACCGTTTCCGCCCCCGAACGTGGGTGTGA
- a CDS encoding FHA domain-containing protein, whose amino-acid sequence MPTCPNGHQSGSEDWCEVCGHRMANGGAPSGAVPPPPPPPPAPGYGYPQQDSGGGQPTMQAELCPQCRTPREAMAPYCEECRWNFLTNTATSYTPLAPQHGTPGGPPPGLNLPPGFQAQSPGGPGGQPGPGGPGGQPGPGAPGGPGAPGGQGGPPGAPQPRDPFDYQGSRPSQMNRPAEPLAPEQNGPQGNGGQQGSGIQGGPPPQAFQQAPPSPPQQSGPSPFEPRQPAPSTPSPFEPQPSAPSPFEPQQASPFAPPQQQQQSAPPGPPQPPGHTGGGDDWMLPPPSRAQQAPQPPQAFQQPGPHQGQDQNQDQGYDQGRQHGGAPGQGRPQESASWTAVIAPDRAYFLAMMQRSGPEATGLNLPAYSPEQRLPLTGSQITIGRRRHSTGESPDLDLSVPPEDPGVSHQHAVLVQQPDGGWAVVDQNSTNGTTLNGAEDPIQPYVPVPLQDGDQVHVGAWTTITVRRD is encoded by the coding sequence ATGCCGACCTGCCCGAACGGACACCAGTCGGGTTCCGAGGACTGGTGCGAGGTCTGCGGACACCGCATGGCCAACGGTGGTGCGCCCTCGGGCGCGGTGCCCCCGCCTCCTCCGCCGCCGCCCGCGCCCGGTTACGGCTACCCGCAGCAGGATTCCGGCGGTGGCCAGCCCACCATGCAGGCGGAGCTGTGCCCGCAGTGCCGCACGCCGCGTGAGGCGATGGCGCCGTACTGCGAGGAGTGCCGCTGGAACTTCCTCACCAACACGGCGACCTCCTACACCCCGCTGGCCCCGCAGCACGGCACGCCCGGCGGACCTCCGCCCGGCCTCAACCTGCCGCCCGGATTCCAGGCGCAGAGCCCCGGCGGCCCCGGCGGACAGCCTGGCCCCGGCGGCCCGGGCGGACAGCCTGGGCCCGGTGCTCCCGGCGGCCCCGGTGCTCCCGGTGGCCAGGGCGGTCCGCCCGGCGCACCTCAGCCGCGCGACCCGTTCGACTACCAGGGCTCACGTCCCTCGCAGATGAACCGCCCCGCCGAACCGCTCGCCCCCGAGCAGAACGGCCCGCAGGGGAACGGCGGTCAGCAAGGGAGCGGCATCCAGGGCGGGCCTCCCCCGCAGGCGTTCCAGCAGGCGCCCCCGTCGCCGCCGCAGCAGTCCGGACCCTCGCCGTTCGAACCCCGGCAGCCGGCTCCCTCGACGCCCTCGCCGTTCGAACCGCAGCCATCAGCCCCCTCTCCGTTCGAGCCCCAGCAGGCCTCGCCGTTCGCGCCGCCGCAACAGCAGCAGCAGTCGGCGCCGCCCGGGCCGCCGCAGCCGCCGGGGCACACCGGCGGCGGGGACGACTGGATGCTGCCGCCGCCCTCCCGGGCGCAACAGGCCCCACAGCCGCCGCAGGCGTTCCAGCAGCCGGGCCCCCACCAGGGGCAGGACCAGAACCAGGACCAGGGATACGACCAGGGCCGGCAGCACGGCGGGGCGCCGGGCCAGGGCCGGCCCCAGGAGTCCGCCTCATGGACCGCCGTGATCGCTCCCGACCGTGCGTACTTCCTCGCGATGATGCAGCGCAGCGGCCCCGAGGCGACCGGGCTGAACCTGCCCGCGTACTCCCCGGAGCAGCGCCTTCCGCTCACCGGGAGCCAGATCACCATCGGGCGTCGCCGCCACAGCACCGGCGAGTCCCCCGACCTCGATCTGTCGGTGCCCCCGGAGGACCCGGGCGTCTCGCACCAGCACGCGGTACTGGTGCAGCAGCCCGACGGCGGTTGGGCGGTCGTGGACCAGAACTCCACCAACGGCACCACGCTGAACGGCGCCGAGGACCCGATCCAGCCCTACGTCCCCGTACCGCTCCAGGACGGCGACCAGGTGCACGTCGGGGCGTGGACGACGATCACGGTGCGCCGGGACTGA
- a CDS encoding PP2C family protein-serine/threonine phosphatase, with protein MSQSHQQPALSKCPGCEEPPAAGDLFCGACGYDFSAVPARPADRPTMAITVPPGAPAEGTRWPAAEETDSSDMPAPVVRPADVPGTDSAGRPLTEPDAPDTVSGPDSPPPGPVRAGGPEPAAARVRHDDRAAPGGTEASGDFAPAAPDPRTAEHTAAPAAPGAKVCVACRSGRVDPDGYCENCGHAQPRERDHMEQELDAVAAVSDRGLRHHRNEDSFAVSSTALPDGSPAVVAIVCDGVSSASRPDEASAAAASAANEALLESLPRGTHPQQAMHEAIVAASEAVNALAREPAGAREHDAHSHQNAPACTLVGAITAGGLLVVGWVGDSRVYWVPEDRTQPTARLTEDDSWAAQMVAAGLMNEAEAYADERAHAITGWLGADAYELEPHTAAFKPDRPGLVVVCTDGLWNYAESAGEMAAAVPADAQQQPLRAAQVLVGHALDGGGHDNVTVALLPFAVRPDGAGSACESV; from the coding sequence ATGTCACAGAGCCACCAGCAGCCCGCCCTGTCGAAGTGCCCGGGCTGCGAGGAGCCGCCGGCTGCGGGCGACCTGTTCTGCGGGGCGTGCGGCTACGACTTCTCGGCCGTACCGGCGCGCCCCGCCGACCGGCCCACGATGGCCATCACCGTGCCTCCTGGCGCCCCGGCGGAAGGCACCCGGTGGCCCGCCGCCGAGGAGACCGACAGCTCCGACATGCCCGCGCCCGTGGTCCGCCCGGCGGACGTGCCGGGGACGGACTCGGCCGGCAGGCCGCTCACGGAGCCGGACGCGCCGGACACGGTGTCCGGGCCGGACTCCCCGCCGCCCGGGCCGGTGCGGGCGGGCGGGCCGGAGCCCGCGGCGGCCCGGGTACGGCACGACGACCGGGCGGCCCCGGGCGGAACGGAGGCCTCCGGGGACTTCGCGCCGGCCGCGCCCGACCCCCGTACGGCGGAACACACCGCCGCGCCCGCCGCTCCCGGGGCGAAGGTCTGTGTGGCCTGCCGCTCCGGCCGGGTGGACCCCGACGGCTACTGCGAGAACTGCGGGCACGCCCAGCCCCGTGAGCGCGACCACATGGAGCAGGAGCTCGACGCGGTGGCCGCCGTCAGCGACCGGGGCCTGCGCCACCACCGCAACGAGGACTCCTTCGCGGTGTCCTCGACCGCCCTGCCGGACGGCTCGCCCGCCGTCGTCGCGATCGTCTGCGACGGCGTCTCCTCGGCGAGCCGGCCCGACGAGGCGTCGGCGGCCGCCGCGAGCGCCGCCAACGAGGCGCTGCTGGAGTCCCTGCCGCGCGGCACGCACCCGCAGCAGGCGATGCACGAGGCGATCGTCGCCGCGTCCGAGGCGGTCAACGCCCTGGCGCGGGAACCCGCCGGGGCGAGGGAGCACGACGCGCACAGCCACCAGAACGCCCCGGCCTGCACCCTGGTCGGCGCGATCACGGCGGGCGGCCTGCTGGTCGTCGGCTGGGTCGGCGACAGCCGGGTCTACTGGGTGCCGGAGGACCGGACCCAGCCGACCGCCCGGCTCACCGAGGACGATTCCTGGGCCGCGCAGATGGTCGCGGCCGGCCTGATGAACGAGGCGGAGGCGTACGCCGACGAGCGCGCGCACGCCATCACCGGCTGGCTCGGCGCCGACGCGTACGAACTGGAGCCCCACACCGCCGCGTTCAAGCCGGACCGGCCGGGCCTGGTGGTCGTGTGCACGGACGGCCTGTGGAACTACGCGGAATCCGCCGGGGAGATGGCCGCCGCCGTCCCGGCCGACGCCCAGCAACAGCCGCTGCGCGCGGCGCAGGTACTCGTCGGGCACGCCCTCGACGGCGGGGGCCACGACAACGTAACAGTGGCGCTACTGCCGTTCGCCGTACGGCCGGACGGGGCAGGATCGGCCTGCGAAAGCGTTTGA
- a CDS encoding vWA domain-containing protein: MANFSKSNVPQFSVEVYQNAFLPEGGREVNAIVTVTSTGGGTTGGVPLAGSAPAPAYGPGQGPDAAVVLMVDCSGSMDYPPTKMRNARDATAAAIDALREGTRFAVVAGTHVAKDVYPGNGRLAVADRQTKGQAKEALRKLSAGGGTAIGTWLRLADRLLGAAEVDIRHGILLTDGRNEHEAPEDLRAALDSCAGRFTCDARGVGTDWEVKEVTGIAGALLGTADIVADPAGLAADFTRMMENVMGKEVADVALRLWTPVGVEIRFVKQVAPTVADLTGRRTEAGPRAGDYPTGSWGDESRDYHVCVLVPEAGIGQEMLAARVSLILPDPSGAGAPQTLSQGLVRAVWTDDMVASTSINPQVAHYTGQAELAQVIQQGLDARKSGDLDGATAKLGRAVQLASASGNQDTAKLLSKVVDVVDAATGTVRLKAKVAEADEMTLETRSTKTVRVKK, encoded by the coding sequence ATGGCCAACTTCTCCAAGTCGAACGTGCCCCAGTTCTCCGTCGAGGTGTACCAGAACGCGTTCCTGCCCGAGGGCGGCCGTGAGGTCAACGCGATCGTCACCGTGACCTCGACCGGCGGCGGCACCACCGGCGGCGTACCGCTGGCGGGTTCGGCGCCCGCGCCCGCGTACGGGCCGGGGCAGGGTCCCGACGCGGCCGTGGTGCTGATGGTCGACTGCTCGGGCTCGATGGACTACCCGCCGACGAAGATGCGCAACGCGCGCGACGCGACGGCGGCGGCCATCGACGCCCTGCGCGAGGGCACCCGGTTCGCGGTGGTCGCCGGGACACATGTGGCCAAGGACGTCTACCCGGGCAACGGGCGGCTCGCGGTCGCCGACCGGCAGACGAAGGGCCAGGCCAAGGAAGCCCTGCGGAAGCTGAGCGCGGGCGGGGGCACCGCGATCGGCACCTGGCTGCGGCTGGCCGACCGGCTGCTGGGCGCGGCCGAGGTGGACATCCGGCACGGCATCCTGCTGACCGACGGCCGCAACGAGCACGAGGCGCCCGAGGACCTGCGGGCGGCCCTGGACTCCTGCGCCGGCCGGTTCACCTGCGACGCCCGCGGGGTGGGCACCGACTGGGAGGTGAAGGAGGTCACCGGCATCGCCGGCGCCCTCCTCGGCACGGCCGACATCGTGGCCGATCCGGCGGGCCTGGCGGCGGACTTCACGCGGATGATGGAGAACGTCATGGGCAAGGAGGTCGCGGACGTGGCGCTGCGGCTCTGGACGCCGGTGGGGGTGGAGATCCGGTTCGTGAAGCAGGTCGCGCCCACGGTCGCGGATCTGACCGGGCGGCGGACCGAGGCGGGCCCGCGCGCCGGTGACTACCCGACCGGCTCCTGGGGCGACGAGTCCCGCGACTACCACGTGTGCGTCCTGGTGCCGGAGGCCGGGATCGGCCAGGAGATGCTGGCCGCCCGGGTCTCGCTGATCCTGCCCGACCCCTCGGGCGCGGGTGCTCCGCAGACGCTCTCGCAGGGGCTCGTACGGGCGGTGTGGACGGACGACATGGTGGCGTCGACCTCGATCAATCCGCAGGTCGCGCACTACACGGGCCAGGCGGAGCTGGCACAGGTCATCCAGCAGGGCCTGGACGCACGCAAGTCGGGTGACCTCGACGGCGCGACGGCGAAACTGGGCCGCGCGGTGCAGCTGGCGTCGGCGTCCGGTAACCAGGACACAGCGAAGCTGCTTTCGAAGGTGGTCGACGTCGTCGATGCCGCGACAGGTACTGTGCGACTGAAGGCGAAGGTTGCGGAAGCGGACGAGATGACCCTCGAAACGCGCTCCACCAAGACCGTTCGCGTCAAGAAGTAA